The Phycisphaerae bacterium sequence CATTTCCTGGCGGGCCTGCTGGCCGACTGGGCCGAAATCTACGGCCGCACCGGCGACCTGAAGCAGGCGGCCGACTTTGACCAGCGGCGAACGGCGCTGATTGCGGCCATCAACGAATACGGCTGGGACGGCGGCTGGTACCTGCGGGCGACGCTCGACAACGGAGCGAAGCTCGGTAGCGCGGAAAACCGCGTGGCGAGAATCTTCCTCAACGCCCAGACGTGGGCAGTCCTGAATGACGTAGCGCCTGCGGAGCGTGCAGCGCAGTGCATGGCCGCGGTGCGCAAGTACCTGGTCGGCGAGGCGGGCGCGCTCCTCCTAGCGCCCGCCTTCGACCGACCGGTACCCGAGATCGGCTACATCACCCGCTACGCACCCGGGCTGCGCGAGAACGGCGGCGTCTACACGCACGCCGCCACCTGGGCCATCGCCGCCGCGTGCAAAATGCGCGATCACGAGCTGGTCGGCCGTCTGCTGACAGCGATCAACCCCGCCGTGAAGGACCCGGAGCGGTACTGGGCCGAGCCGTACGTACTGCCAGGCAACGTGGACGGGCCCGACTCGCCGCATTTCTGCCGGGGCGGCTGGACGTGGTACACGGGTTCGGCGGCGTGGCTACACCGCGTAATTCACGAGTGGGTGCTCGGCGTGCGGCCGGAATGGGATGGCTTACGGCTGGATCCGTGTCTGCCGCCGGGCTGGGACAAAGTGCGCGTCCGCCGGTCGTATCGCGGGAGCGAGCTGGACATCATGATCGTGCGGGACGGCCAGGGCACCGTGACGATCAAGCTCGACGGGCAACCGTGCGCGGGCAACGTCGTGCCGGCCACTGCTTTGGACGGCAAGTCGCACCAGGTCCATGTGAGCTGCTGATCATCTGAGCGACAACTGGCGACGGGGAGCGAGCATGAGCGCGCCACGCAGGTGCGCTGTGGCGCCAATCGCTACCACGGGGCGTTACGTGATCAGTGTTAACGTGTTATTCTGCGCGCATTGAGCATGCGATCCTTGTGAACAGGTGCACTGATGAATCCGACTCTGTTACTTTCCGCGGCTGGGCTCTTGCTCGTTACTCTGAGTGCGCAGAAGGCGGTGGACCAGCCGCCGGAGACGGCGCGGCCGTCGGCGAACGTGCCAACGGGGTTTGTCTTTCAGTCGCTGACGCACGAGGGGCGCGAGTTCAAGTACGTCCTCTACGTGCCGCGGGAGTATGATCCAAACCGCACGTGGCCGGCTCTGGTCTTCCTGCACGGCAAGGGCGAATGCGGCACCGACGGGCAGAAGCACATCGGCCAGGGCATTGGCACGAACATCATCTGGCACCCGGACCGCTGGCCGTTCATCGTCATCATGCCGCAGAAGCCGGACGAGAACGCGCCCTGGGAGACGTTCGACGGCGCGGTGATGGCCATGCTGGCCGCGACGCAGCGCGCGTATTCGATCGATCCGGACCGCATCGCGCTGACCGGCCTGTCGCAGGGCGGACACGGCACGTGGGCGCTGGGCGCGGCGCATCCGGACGTGTGGTCCGCGCTCGTGCCGATCTGTGGTTATGCGTCGCCGCTCGCACCGGCGGACATTGCAGCGAAGTTGAAGAGGCTGCCGATCTGGTGCTTCCACGGAGAAAACGATACCGCGGTCGCGCCCGAGAAATCGCGCGAGATCCTCGCCGCGCTCGAGGCCGCCGGCGTCAAGCCGAGGGCCACGTTCTATCCGGAGACCGGACACAACTCGTGGGACAAGGCGTACGCGGAGCCGGAGTTGCCGGGGTGGCTGCTGGCGCAGAAGCGCGCCGCACGATAGGGAGGTTGCTCAGCCCTTGAGCCCCGTGGTTGCGATGCCGCGGATGAATGTCCGCTGCGCGAACAGGAACAGCACGACCACGGGCACGACCATGAGCGTGGTCGCGGCCATCATCTGGTTCCAAGGCGTGTCGCCGGACTTGCTCATCAGGAATTGCAGCCCGAGTGCCAGCGTGAACTGGTGCTGGTGAGAAAGGTAGATCAGCGGGCCGACGAGATCATTCCATACCGCGAGAATATGGAAGAGGGCGACGACCGCGAGTGCGGGCTTCGACAGTGGCAGGAAAATGCGCCAGAAGCAGCCCCAGCGTGAGCAGCCATCCAGCAGTGCGGACTCCTCGAGTTCCTTCGGGATGCCGAGGAAGAACTGCCGCAAGAGGAAGATGTTGAACGCACTGCCGAACCACGCCGGCACCCACAGTGGCTTAAACGTCCCGATCCAGCCCAAGTGCTGAAACAGCATGTAGGTCGGAACCATGATAACGGGGAAGGGGATCATCATCGTCGCGAGGCAGAGCGCGAACATCAGATTGCGCCCGGGAAAGGCGATGCGTGCGAAGCCATAGGCCGCGATCGAGCTGGAGAGCAGCACGCCGATCAGGCTCAGGCCTGCGATGATGAGCGTGTTGCGCGCGTAGAGCAGATACTGGAAACCACCGCCTGCGGCGCGCTCGGCATCGACGGCGCCGGGGGTCGCCGCTGTCTCGCGCTCGGAGCTGAGCACGTACTCATAGGGCCGGACGGTCGGCTCCTGCGGGAAGAATTTCGGCGGATACGCCATGACTTCGCGATTGGGCTTGAGACTGAGGCAGAACATCCAGATCAGCGGCAGGATGTAAACAAGCGCCACCACGCCGAGGACGGCGTAAAGCAGACCGTGTTTCAGCGCTCGTCCGTGCACAGCGGCTCCCGACTCAGAGCTTCTCGTAGTGGACCATGCGGCGGCTGGCCCAGAAGACCAGGCCGGTCAGGGCGAGGATCAGCAGGAGCTGGATCCAGGCCATGGAGCTGGCGTAGCCCATCTTCAAATAGCGGAACGCGTTGTCGAACAGGTACGACGTGTAGAAGTACGTCGCGCCCTCGGGGCCTTGCCGCGTCCGCCACATCACGTACGGCAGTGCGAAGACCTGCAACGCGCCGATGATGTTGATGACGACGTTGAAGAGGATCACCGGGCTCAGGCCTGGCAGCGTGACGTGCCAGACCTGGCGGGCCGCGGAGGCGCCGTCCAGCCGCGCAGCTTCGTAGAGTTGCTCCGGGATTTCCTGGAGTCCGGCGAGGTAGATCACCATCGGCGAACCGACGAACCAGAGGCTCACCATCACCAATGCGACCATCGCCCAGCGCGGCGAGTCCAGCCACGCAGGGCCGGCGGCCATCTCGCGGATGGTCGTCGGCACGCCGGCGAGCGGCTCGGCGATATCAGTGGGCATGTGCTCGGCGGCGGCCGCGATGGGCGTCAGCGCCTGTCCGATCGGTCGGACGACCTCGTTCACCAGGCCGAGCTGCGGGTTGAGGATC is a genomic window containing:
- a CDS encoding dienelactone hydrolase family protein — protein: MNPTLLLSAAGLLLVTLSAQKAVDQPPETARPSANVPTGFVFQSLTHEGREFKYVLYVPREYDPNRTWPALVFLHGKGECGTDGQKHIGQGIGTNIIWHPDRWPFIVIMPQKPDENAPWETFDGAVMAMLAATQRAYSIDPDRIALTGLSQGGHGTWALGAAHPDVWSALVPICGYASPLAPADIAAKLKRLPIWCFHGENDTAVAPEKSREILAALEAAGVKPRATFYPETGHNSWDKAYAEPELPGWLLAQKRAAR
- a CDS encoding carbohydrate ABC transporter permease, translating into MFCLSLKPNREVMAYPPKFFPQEPTVRPYEYVLSSERETAATPGAVDAERAAGGGFQYLLYARNTLIIAGLSLIGVLLSSSIAAYGFARIAFPGRNLMFALCLATMMIPFPVIMVPTYMLFQHLGWIGTFKPLWVPAWFGSAFNIFLLRQFFLGIPKELEESALLDGCSRWGCFWRIFLPLSKPALAVVALFHILAVWNDLVGPLIYLSHQHQFTLALGLQFLMSKSGDTPWNQMMAATTLMVVPVVVLFLFAQRTFIRGIATTGLKG
- a CDS encoding sugar ABC transporter permease; the encoded protein is MRSARTLGKGRTLLTGLLWTAPWWLGFLLFLAVPMGYSLYISFCDYTLLQPPACTGTANYQALAKDETFHKVLYNTFLFTLISVPLTTILAIFLAVLLNQRLRGQAFFRACIFVPTVVPLVAAGVVWMWILNPQLGLVNEVVRPIGQALTPIAAAAEHMPTDIAEPLAGVPTTIREMAAGPAWLDSPRWAMVALVMVSLWFVGSPMVIYLAGLQEIPEQLYEAARLDGASAARQVWHVTLPGLSPVILFNVVINIIGALQVFALPYVMWRTRQGPEGATYFYTSYLFDNAFRYLKMGYASSMAWIQLLLILALTGLVFWASRRMVHYEKL